From a single Candidatus Defluviilinea gracilis genomic region:
- a CDS encoding ATP-NAD kinase family protein, with protein sequence MHRIGLIVNPLAGIGGRVGLKGSDGIETQRRALELGAVPRAPHRATLSLLALLKPDSPLMVFTAPREMGETSASEAGFAPRIVGEIHSGATTSADTQRIAREMTTLGVDLLLFAGGDGTARDVCASVPAGFPCLGIPAGVKIHSAVYAVNPRHAGELAQLFFDGKARLRESEVLDLDEESYRAGKMIPRLFGTLHVPYRPLLLQNQKIASPASEARQLQAIAANVIEHMQTDVAYILAPGTTIRAIAQALNVEKTLVGVDVVCNGKLILQDATQAQLLDLVNGTPARIIVTPIGGQGFLFGRGDQQISPEVIRKVGRENIIVVSASSKLNALRFQPLLVDTGDEIVDQLLAGYFPVITGYNEQMMCKVGA encoded by the coding sequence ATGCACCGCATCGGACTCATCGTCAACCCTCTCGCTGGAATCGGCGGGCGCGTGGGGCTCAAAGGCAGTGACGGGATCGAGACTCAGCGCCGCGCGTTGGAACTTGGCGCAGTCCCGCGCGCGCCTCATCGCGCCACGTTGAGCCTGCTTGCCCTCCTCAAGCCTGATTCTCCGCTGATGGTTTTCACCGCTCCGCGCGAAATGGGCGAGACCTCCGCCAGCGAGGCGGGTTTCGCCCCGCGCATCGTCGGCGAGATTCATTCGGGCGCGACCACCTCCGCAGACACGCAACGTATCGCGCGCGAGATGACAACTCTCGGTGTGGACTTGCTCCTCTTCGCGGGCGGCGACGGCACAGCGCGGGATGTTTGCGCTTCCGTTCCAGCGGGCTTTCCGTGTCTGGGAATCCCTGCGGGCGTGAAGATTCATTCGGCGGTGTATGCCGTCAATCCGCGCCACGCGGGCGAACTGGCGCAACTCTTTTTCGATGGCAAAGCCCGCCTGCGCGAATCGGAAGTGCTGGATTTGGACGAAGAGTCCTACCGCGCGGGCAAAATGATTCCGCGGCTGTTTGGGACTCTGCATGTGCCGTATCGTCCGCTGTTGTTGCAGAATCAAAAGATCGCTAGTCCCGCGTCCGAGGCGCGTCAACTACAGGCGATTGCGGCAAACGTCATCGAACACATGCAAACAGACGTCGCGTACATCCTTGCGCCTGGCACAACCATCCGCGCCATCGCGCAAGCGTTGAATGTGGAGAAGACTCTGGTCGGCGTGGATGTGGTCTGCAACGGCAAACTCATTTTGCAAGACGCGACTCAGGCGCAACTGCTCGACCTTGTGAATGGAACGCCGGCGCGAATCATTGTCACCCCCATCGGCGGGCAGGGTTTTTTGTTCGGGCGCGGGGACCAGCAGATTAGTCCCGAAGTGATTCGCAAGGTCGGGCGCGAGAATATCATCGTCGTCAGCGCCTCCAGCAAATTGAATGCCCTGCGCTTTCAACCGTTACTGGTGGATACAGGCGATGAAATAGTTGACCAACTGCTCGCGGGATATTTCCCTGTGATCACGGGCTACAACGAGCAGATGATGTGCAAGGTTGGCGCGTAA
- the gcvPB gene encoding aminomethyl-transferring glycine dehydrogenase subunit GcvPB: protein MKHETKTHSAARAVAPKPALRRFHQARWDEPIIFELSAAGQRGVLPPEPEAAVVEAAGDVFDNLPASLKRKRAPELPEMSQLHVLRHYLRLSQENLGVDLNVDVGQGTCTMKYSPKVNDQLARSHKLTELHPLQPLESAQGILEAMYKLEGMLKEISGMERVTLQPGAGSAAIYANISMIRAYHEARGEAAQRMEVITTSFSHPSNAAAAKVAGYKIITLPPDADGYPDFEALKAAVSEHTAALLITNPEDTGIFNPRIEEFVRLVHSVGGLCSYDQANANGILGITRARDAGFDVCHFNLHKTFSTPHACGGPAAGACGVTKEVAPFLPTPTVEFDGENYVLDYNRPQSIGKIRPWYGVAPNLLKAYAWIMSLGADGLREAAEIAVLNNNYLLHQVLKIRGVSAPYAKGKRRIEQVRYSWEQLADDTGIHTDDIGCRVVDFGTHYWTSHHPFVVPEPMTLEPTESYSREDLDEYARILNQISEEAYTNPEVIRAAPHNSTIHRIDQESFDDPKAWAVTWRAYKRKYKK from the coding sequence ATGAAACACGAAACAAAGACTCATAGCGCGGCGAGAGCCGTTGCGCCCAAGCCCGCCCTGCGGCGATTTCATCAGGCGCGTTGGGATGAGCCGATTATCTTTGAGTTGAGCGCGGCGGGTCAGCGCGGAGTTCTGCCGCCCGAACCCGAAGCCGCGGTTGTGGAAGCCGCTGGCGATGTGTTCGATAATCTTCCTGCAAGTTTGAAGCGCAAGCGCGCGCCCGAACTGCCAGAGATGTCGCAGTTGCATGTGCTGAGACATTACCTGCGCCTCTCGCAGGAAAATCTCGGCGTGGATTTGAACGTGGATGTGGGTCAGGGAACCTGCACGATGAAATACAGCCCGAAGGTCAACGATCAGTTGGCGCGTTCGCACAAGTTGACTGAACTGCATCCGCTGCAGCCGCTGGAAAGCGCGCAGGGCATTCTTGAAGCGATGTATAAACTCGAAGGCATGTTGAAGGAAATCTCAGGCATGGAGCGCGTCACGCTTCAACCTGGGGCGGGGTCGGCGGCGATCTACGCCAACATCTCGATGATCCGCGCCTATCACGAAGCGCGCGGTGAAGCGGCGCAGCGCATGGAAGTCATCACCACATCGTTCTCGCATCCTTCCAACGCGGCGGCGGCAAAAGTGGCAGGCTACAAAATCATCACCCTGCCGCCCGACGCCGACGGCTATCCCGATTTTGAGGCGCTGAAAGCCGCCGTCTCCGAACATACCGCCGCTTTGCTGATCACCAATCCCGAAGATACGGGCATCTTCAACCCGCGCATCGAAGAGTTTGTGCGATTGGTTCATTCTGTCGGCGGGCTGTGTTCGTACGACCAGGCGAACGCCAACGGCATTTTGGGGATCACGCGCGCCCGCGACGCGGGCTTCGATGTCTGCCATTTCAATTTGCACAAGACGTTTTCCACGCCTCATGCTTGCGGAGGTCCAGCCGCGGGCGCGTGCGGGGTGACGAAAGAAGTCGCGCCGTTCCTGCCCACGCCGACCGTTGAGTTCGACGGCGAGAACTATGTTCTCGATTACAACCGCCCGCAAAGCATCGGCAAGATTCGTCCGTGGTATGGCGTTGCGCCCAACCTGCTCAAAGCCTACGCATGGATCATGAGTCTCGGCGCCGACGGTCTGCGCGAAGCGGCGGAGATCGCCGTGCTCAACAACAATTATCTGCTTCATCAGGTATTGAAAATCCGCGGGGTGAGCGCGCCCTACGCCAAAGGCAAACGCCGCATCGAACAAGTCCGCTATTCGTGGGAGCAACTCGCCGACGATACGGGCATTCACACCGACGACATCGGTTGCCGCGTGGTGGACTTTGGCACGCACTACTGGACGAGTCATCATCCCTTCGTTGTGCCTGAGCCGATGACGCTCGAACCCACCGAGTCCTATTCGCGCGAAGACCTCGACGAATACGCCCGCATCCTCAACCAGATCTCCGAGGAGGCATACACAAACCCCGAAGTCATCCGCGCCGCGCCGCACAACAGCACGATCCACAGGATCGACCAGGAATCGTTCGACGACCCCAAGGCGTGGGCGGTCACCTGGCGGGCGTATAAACGGAAATACAAAAAGTAA
- the gcvPA gene encoding aminomethyl-transferring glycine dehydrogenase subunit GcvPA — protein sequence MTKKPFVHPYIPNSVPAVKEAMLKAVNAASVEDFYADIPESIRFKGRLNLPEPFLSEAALARHVEGLLAKNQSTRDVLSFLGAGCAQHHVPAVCDEVNSRSEFLTAYAGDPYEDHGRFQALFEYESLMGELLNMDVVNVPVYDGFQATATALRMAGRITGRTIALLPATVMPDNLSKIRDYLKPDMRVELIPFDEATGLMDVSALKKQVNAQTAAVFIENPSYLGFFETQAEEIGKIAHAGGAIFVVGADPISLGVISPPVEYGGDIVCGDIQPLGIHMNYGGGHAGFIASRDEEQYVMEFPSRLFGVATTSVEGEYGFGDVAYERTSFAAREEGKEWVGTAAALWGITAGVYLALMGPQGMEELGRGIMQRLRYAMRKLNQVSGVKTRFSVTPHFKEFVADFNGTGKTVEQINQALYKKGIFGGKDLSAEFPSLGQCALYCVTEVHTQADMDTLADAIAEVTK from the coding sequence ATGACAAAAAAACCGTTTGTTCACCCCTACATTCCCAACTCGGTCCCTGCCGTGAAGGAGGCGATGCTGAAGGCGGTGAATGCCGCAAGCGTGGAGGATTTCTACGCGGATATCCCCGAGTCGATTCGCTTCAAGGGCCGGTTGAATTTGCCTGAGCCGTTCCTTTCGGAGGCGGCGCTGGCGCGGCATGTGGAGGGCTTGCTGGCGAAGAATCAGTCCACGCGGGATGTGTTGAGCTTTCTCGGCGCGGGGTGCGCCCAACATCACGTCCCCGCCGTGTGCGACGAAGTGAACTCGCGCAGTGAATTCCTCACCGCCTACGCGGGCGACCCATATGAAGATCACGGGCGTTTTCAGGCGTTGTTCGAGTATGAAAGCCTGATGGGCGAACTGCTCAACATGGACGTGGTCAATGTGCCGGTCTATGACGGCTTTCAAGCCACAGCCACCGCGCTCCGCATGGCGGGACGGATCACAGGACGGACGATCGCGCTGTTGCCCGCAACGGTGATGCCCGACAACCTCTCGAAGATCCGCGATTACCTCAAGCCCGATATGCGGGTGGAATTGATTCCGTTCGACGAGGCGACGGGCTTGATGGATGTGTCGGCGTTGAAGAAGCAGGTCAACGCGCAGACAGCGGCGGTGTTCATCGAGAATCCATCGTATTTGGGATTCTTTGAAACGCAAGCCGAAGAGATTGGGAAGATCGCTCACGCGGGCGGCGCGATTTTCGTTGTCGGCGCGGATCCGATTTCACTGGGCGTGATCAGCCCGCCCGTCGAGTATGGAGGCGATATCGTCTGCGGCGACATTCAGCCGCTGGGCATCCATATGAATTACGGCGGCGGTCATGCGGGCTTCATCGCTTCACGGGACGAAGAACAATATGTGATGGAGTTTCCATCGCGATTGTTCGGAGTCGCCACGACCAGTGTGGAAGGTGAGTATGGTTTTGGCGATGTGGCTTATGAGCGCACGTCGTTTGCGGCGCGCGAAGAAGGCAAGGAATGGGTCGGCACGGCGGCGGCGTTGTGGGGTATTACGGCGGGCGTGTATCTGGCGTTGATGGGTCCGCAGGGCATGGAGGAGTTGGGGCGCGGAATCATGCAGAGGCTGAGATATGCCATGAGGAAACTGAATCAGGTGTCGGGCGTGAAGACGCGCTTTTCCGTCACGCCGCATTTCAAAGAATTTGTGGCGGACTTTAACGGGACTGGAAAAACCGTCGAGCAAATCAATCAGGCGTTGTATAAAAAGGGAATCTTCGGCGGCAAAGATCTGAGCGCGGAGTTTCCGTCGCTGGGGCAGTGCGCGTTGTATTGCGTGACTGAAGTTCACACGCAAGCCGATATGGACACGCTGGCAGATGCGATTGCGGAGGTAACGAAATGA
- a CDS encoding carbohydrate ABC transporter permease — protein sequence MQPAILPTSQQPQPKANKRKRLGVGEWIAEIVKYAVLILLAITFVMPFYWMFSSALKNDAQVYVAPPIWFPSPAFWNNFPDAWNSQPFTQYMMNTLFLYAVPYTIGVVLSSAIVAYGFSRIQWKWRDTLFYLCLATMMVPFQVQMVPLFMIFKQLGWINSFLPLIVPAFCGSPYYIFMLRQFFRTIPSELSDAARIDGASEFDILFRIMLPLSRPALTVVALLSFIGAWNDYLGPLIYVHDQSKFVLALGVENLQRTFSFNSTIANAYPYLMAVSTLVVLPILIIFFFGQRVFIEGISMTGLKE from the coding sequence ATGCAACCCGCAATCCTGCCAACCTCCCAACAGCCCCAACCCAAAGCGAACAAACGCAAGCGTCTGGGCGTTGGTGAATGGATCGCTGAAATCGTCAAGTACGCGGTTTTGATCCTGCTCGCGATCACATTTGTCATGCCGTTTTACTGGATGTTCTCTTCGGCGTTGAAGAACGACGCGCAGGTGTATGTCGCGCCGCCCATCTGGTTCCCCAGCCCCGCCTTTTGGAACAACTTCCCCGACGCCTGGAATAGCCAGCCGTTCACGCAATACATGATGAACACGTTGTTCCTCTACGCCGTCCCTTATACCATTGGCGTGGTGTTGTCTTCCGCGATCGTGGCATACGGCTTTTCGCGCATCCAATGGAAGTGGCGCGATACGCTTTTTTATCTATGCCTTGCCACGATGATGGTTCCGTTTCAAGTGCAGATGGTTCCGTTGTTCATGATCTTCAAACAACTCGGCTGGATCAATTCCTTCCTGCCGCTGATCGTCCCCGCCTTTTGCGGAAGCCCCTACTACATTTTTATGCTCAGGCAGTTCTTCCGCACCATCCCCTCCGAACTTTCGGACGCGGCGCGGATTGACGGCGCGAGCGAGTTCGACATTCTCTTCCGCATCATGCTCCCGCTCTCGCGCCCCGCGCTGACGGTGGTGGCATTGCTCTCCTTCATCGGCGCGTGGAACGATTATCTCGGTCCGTTGATCTACGTCCACGACCAGAGCAAATTCGTGCTGGCGCTTGGCGTGGAAAATCTGCAACGCACCTTTTCCTTCAACAGCACCATTGCCAATGCCTATCCTTATCTGATGGCGGTCAGCACGCTGGTGGTCTTGCCCATCCTCATCATCTTCTTCTTCGGTCAGCGCGTGTTCATCGAAGGCATTTCGATGACGGGGTTGAAGGAATAG
- a CDS encoding sugar ABC transporter permease — MNLPFLKTRSQRDTLLGVLFVSPWLIGFLLWTLYPLIASLYYSFTRYDLLRPAVWIGPGNYIELFTEDATFIKVIGNTLYYVLLSAPLGVISAFLMASLLNTKIAARPFFRAIFFFPAIVPTIVVAMVWQFLLNTQFGLVNALMQGLGLPVIPFLSSPDLAKPSLIMIYMWAQGNAIIIFLATLQDVPRSLYEAAELDGANIFHKFWHITIPMCTPVILFNLIMGFIDGFQSFTLPWLITGGGPSKSTELYGLYLYRNAFEYLRMGKAAALAWMLFIVIVIFTFILFRTSARWVYYGSEK; from the coding sequence ATGAATCTCCCCTTTCTGAAAACCCGCAGTCAACGCGATACCCTGCTTGGAGTTCTATTTGTTTCACCCTGGTTGATCGGCTTTCTGCTCTGGACGCTGTATCCGCTGATCGCCTCGTTGTATTACAGTTTTACGCGCTACGATCTTCTGCGCCCCGCCGTGTGGATCGGGCCTGGAAATTACATCGAACTTTTCACCGAAGACGCCACCTTTATCAAAGTGATCGGCAACACGCTATATTATGTCTTGCTCAGCGCGCCGCTGGGAGTGATTTCAGCGTTCCTCATGGCTTCCCTGCTGAATACAAAAATCGCGGCGCGACCGTTCTTCCGCGCCATCTTTTTCTTCCCCGCCATTGTGCCGACGATTGTGGTAGCGATGGTTTGGCAGTTTTTGTTGAACACGCAATTCGGCTTGGTCAACGCGCTCATGCAGGGATTGGGACTGCCCGTCATTCCCTTCCTTTCCAGCCCCGATTTGGCGAAACCGTCGCTCATTATGATTTACATGTGGGCGCAGGGCAACGCCATCATCATCTTTTTGGCGACCTTGCAGGATGTGCCGCGTAGCCTGTACGAGGCCGCCGAGCTGGACGGCGCGAATATCTTCCACAAGTTCTGGCATATCACCATCCCGATGTGCACGCCCGTGATCCTGTTCAACCTCATCATGGGCTTCATTGACGGCTTCCAGTCTTTCACGCTCCCCTGGTTAATCACGGGCGGCGGACCGAGCAAGTCCACTGAGTTGTACGGCTTGTACCTCTATCGCAACGCCTTTGAATACCTGCGCATGGGCAAAGCCGCCGCGCTGGCGTGGATGTTGTTCATTGTGATCGTGATCTTTACCTTTATCCTGTTCCGAACATCCGCCCGCTGGGTGTACTACGGTAGCGAGAAATAG
- a CDS encoding extracellular solute-binding protein, with product MPLPNVPYPDLFTRDVCVDVSDWVSQSSIVKKEDYISGNWDAGFYNGKQYGVPTLECFVRFGMDYNAKMVEEAGLDPDAPPVTWDEALEWHRKLTKFDSAGNLLTIGLDPYDAEGGGFGDGFFAARSWGFKWFDPATGTFDLANDGMAEAFDVMGEFYRIVGPDQMAGMRSVAANETWGGSFNAEVQAMIIEGYWHPGETQAQMPEVAKNNRATWVPVPESRRGAKVQGTGGHFNVFFKDAKKSEEAFKFAEFLNSDEVCEKMFKDLGWLPAYKPFLAKADPNAYPGLKFYFDSVNEATEIENAIACPIQSFVETAYGELREAVYRDTMTGADAAAEFQKRCDTEYKNAGFK from the coding sequence ATGCCGCTTCCCAACGTGCCGTACCCCGACCTGTTCACCCGCGACGTCTGCGTTGACGTGAGCGATTGGGTCAGCCAGAGCTCCATCGTCAAAAAGGAAGACTACATCAGCGGCAACTGGGATGCCGGCTTCTATAACGGCAAACAATACGGCGTTCCCACGCTGGAATGTTTCGTCCGCTTCGGCATGGACTACAACGCCAAAATGGTGGAAGAAGCGGGCTTGGATCCAGATGCTCCCCCTGTTACATGGGATGAGGCGCTCGAATGGCATCGCAAGTTGACCAAGTTCGATTCCGCTGGCAACCTGTTGACCATCGGTCTCGACCCCTATGATGCGGAAGGCGGCGGTTTTGGCGACGGATTCTTTGCCGCCCGCTCCTGGGGTTTCAAGTGGTTCGATCCCGCCACTGGCACATTCGACCTTGCCAACGACGGTATGGCGGAAGCCTTTGACGTGATGGGCGAGTTCTATCGCATCGTCGGTCCCGACCAGATGGCGGGTATGCGCTCTGTCGCCGCGAACGAAACCTGGGGCGGATCGTTCAATGCCGAAGTGCAAGCCATGATCATCGAAGGCTATTGGCACCCTGGCGAGACTCAGGCGCAAATGCCCGAAGTGGCGAAAAATAACCGCGCCACCTGGGTTCCCGTCCCTGAGAGCCGGCGCGGCGCGAAAGTGCAAGGCACAGGCGGTCACTTCAACGTCTTCTTCAAAGACGCGAAGAAATCCGAAGAAGCGTTCAAGTTCGCCGAGTTCCTCAACTCGGATGAAGTCTGCGAAAAGATGTTCAAGGATTTGGGCTGGCTTCCCGCCTACAAACCTTTCCTTGCCAAAGCCGACCCGAACGCCTATCCTGGCTTGAAGTTCTACTTCGACTCCGTCAACGAAGCGACCGAGATCGAGAACGCGATCGCCTGCCCGATCCAATCGTTTGTGGAAACCGCTTATGGCGAACTGCGCGAAGCGGTCTACCGCGACACGATGACGGGCGCCGACGCCGCCGCGGAATTCCAGAAGCGTTGCGACACCGAATACAAGAACGCCGGCTTCAAATAA
- a CDS encoding twin-arginine translocation signal domain-containing protein: MTEKMKVYISRREFLKLASLGALGTALAACGPRITLTPEDTGSEPQPTDELAPANPDAVQWWVGWGELVPIFASFKEMAKYKELLGSTDVEMKPSVANEALFTALAAGSPPDAASQRAVPRPVHPRRLR, from the coding sequence ATGACGGAGAAAATGAAGGTTTATATCAGCCGCAGAGAGTTTCTCAAACTGGCGTCTCTCGGCGCATTGGGAACGGCGCTTGCCGCCTGCGGACCGCGCATCACCTTGACGCCTGAAGATACGGGAAGCGAACCCCAGCCTACCGATGAACTCGCTCCGGCCAACCCCGATGCCGTGCAATGGTGGGTAGGCTGGGGCGAACTGGTTCCCATCTTTGCCTCGTTCAAGGAAATGGCGAAGTACAAAGAATTACTCGGGTCGACCGATGTCGAGATGAAACCCAGTGTTGCGAATGAGGCGCTCTTCACCGCCCTTGCGGCTGGCTCTCCTCCCGATGCCGCTTCCCAACGTGCCGTACCCCGACCTGTTCACCCGCGACGTCTGCGTTGA
- a CDS encoding GntR family transcriptional regulator, which produces MGKAGTKKSFIYEQLKRKIISSELTAGTVLNEADLALEFNIGKTPTREALIMLVHEGFVEALPRVGYVVTRLTLEDMLEIFSLRTMVEVEAIGIASERISEANIDKLIDNNKQESALAKQKVDASLRAQAYQLNREFHLIIAQATGNNRLARLVQSLIDDLERALSIDPYIADSSQHDEIILHLKNRDRAGAQAAMRRHIEDTRARIVNRF; this is translated from the coding sequence ATGGGCAAAGCAGGCACCAAGAAATCCTTCATCTACGAACAGTTGAAACGCAAGATCATTTCGAGCGAATTAACGGCAGGCACGGTCTTGAACGAAGCGGATCTGGCGCTGGAATTCAATATTGGAAAGACCCCCACCCGCGAGGCGTTGATCATGCTTGTGCATGAAGGTTTTGTAGAGGCGTTGCCGCGCGTTGGGTACGTCGTGACCCGGCTGACCCTGGAGGATATGCTCGAAATCTTTTCCCTGCGCACCATGGTGGAAGTGGAAGCCATCGGCATCGCTTCGGAGCGCATTTCAGAAGCCAATATCGACAAATTGATAGACAATAACAAACAGGAAAGCGCGCTCGCCAAACAAAAAGTGGACGCGTCCTTGCGCGCGCAGGCTTATCAACTTAACCGTGAGTTTCACCTGATCATTGCCCAGGCGACAGGCAACAATCGCCTCGCCCGCCTCGTCCAAAGCCTGATCGACGATCTCGAGCGCGCGCTATCCATCGACCCGTATATTGCCGACTCCAGCCAACACGATGAGATCATCCTGCATTTGAAGAACCGTGATAGAGCCGGGGCGCAAGCCGCCATGCGCAGGCATATCGAAGACACCCGCGCGCGAATCGTCAATCGGTTTTGA
- the mvaD gene encoding diphosphomevalonate decarboxylase, which produces MLYNHGEYRVFHVDNANMNATAVSHPNIAFIKYWGNRDNALRIPMNGSISMNLDGLTTRTTVSFQPSLPFDELIINGHEVMGAGLKRVSEILDLIREKAQINARAEAVTENNFPSGAGIASSASAFAALALAGSAAAGLNLGERELSRLARRGSGSASRSIPGGFVEWQAGVSDEESFAFSIAPPNHWELVDLVAIVSAAHKKTGSTEGHAIAPTSPLQTARVLDAPRRLEKCRQAILAKDFNAFAAIVELDSDMMHAVMMTSTPALQYWKPASLAVMEAVRMWRADGLPACYTMDAGANVHVLTLESEAQGIEKKLREIDGVQNILVARPGGAAKIV; this is translated from the coding sequence ATGTTGTACAATCACGGGGAATATCGAGTCTTCCATGTGGACAACGCCAACATGAATGCCACCGCCGTCAGTCACCCCAATATCGCCTTTATCAAATATTGGGGGAATCGCGATAACGCCCTGCGTATCCCTATGAACGGGTCGATCTCGATGAACCTCGATGGCTTGACAACGCGCACCACGGTCAGTTTTCAGCCCTCGCTCCCATTCGATGAACTGATCATCAACGGCCACGAAGTCATGGGCGCAGGCTTGAAACGGGTTTCAGAAATTTTAGACCTGATTCGAGAAAAAGCGCAGATCAACGCCCGCGCCGAAGCGGTGACCGAAAACAACTTTCCATCCGGCGCTGGCATCGCATCCTCCGCTTCGGCGTTTGCCGCGCTGGCATTGGCGGGAAGCGCCGCCGCAGGACTCAACCTCGGCGAACGCGAACTCTCGCGTCTTGCGCGACGGGGATCCGGCTCGGCTTCACGCTCCATCCCCGGCGGATTCGTCGAGTGGCAGGCTGGCGTAAGCGATGAAGAGTCGTTCGCGTTCTCGATTGCGCCGCCAAATCACTGGGAACTTGTAGACCTTGTAGCCATCGTCAGCGCGGCGCATAAAAAAACGGGCTCCACCGAAGGGCATGCGATTGCCCCCACAAGCCCGCTTCAGACCGCCCGTGTGCTTGACGCGCCGCGTCGGCTTGAGAAGTGCCGCCAGGCGATCCTCGCTAAGGATTTCAACGCGTTCGCCGCCATCGTCGAATTAGATTCGGATATGATGCACGCCGTGATGATGACATCCACGCCGGCGCTCCAGTATTGGAAACCCGCATCGCTCGCCGTAATGGAGGCTGTTCGCATGTGGCGGGCGGACGGACTCCCCGCCTGCTACACCATGGACGCCGGCGCGAACGTGCACGTGCTCACGCTGGAATCGGAAGCGCAAGGCATCGAGAAAAAATTGCGCGAGATCGATGGAGTGCAAAATATCCTTGTCGCCCGCCCCGGCGGCGCGGCGAAGATCGTATGA
- a CDS encoding ParA family protein, giving the protein MTRIYTIVNQKGGVGKTTTAINLGAYLAKLDQRVLIVDIDPQANATSSLGVDKNNVSISTYDALLSSDVPASSILFNERLQLSLLPSSPSLAGAEVELVEEDGREFRLRDALDSFKDKYDYILIDCPPSLGLLTVNGLVAAKDGVLIPVQCEYLALEGLGQITQTIERVQSSLFPKLRVRGVILTMFDSRTNLASDVVKEVNNHFPGQVFKSVVPRSIRLAEAPSYGLPISAYAPSSVGAGAYESLAKELLKGDGIKAN; this is encoded by the coding sequence ATGACCCGCATCTACACCATCGTCAACCAAAAAGGCGGAGTGGGCAAGACCACCACCGCCATCAATCTCGGCGCATATCTTGCGAAACTCGACCAGCGCGTCCTCATCGTGGATATTGATCCGCAAGCCAACGCCACCTCCAGCCTCGGCGTGGATAAGAACAACGTATCCATCAGCACCTACGACGCGTTGCTTTCGAGCGATGTGCCTGCCTCTTCGATCCTCTTCAACGAGCGGCTTCAACTTTCGCTGTTGCCGTCTTCGCCATCCCTCGCGGGCGCGGAAGTGGAGTTGGTCGAAGAAGACGGCAGGGAATTTCGTTTGAGGGACGCGCTCGACTCATTCAAAGATAAATACGATTACATCCTGATCGACTGCCCTCCCTCGCTGGGACTGCTCACCGTCAACGGGTTGGTCGCGGCGAAGGACGGCGTGTTGATTCCCGTTCAATGCGAATACCTCGCGCTGGAGGGACTCGGTCAGATCACGCAGACCATCGAGCGAGTCCAATCCTCGCTCTTCCCCAAATTGCGCGTGCGCGGCGTGATCCTGACAATGTTCGACTCGCGCACCAATCTCGCTTCCGATGTGGTGAAGGAAGTCAACAACCATTTTCCGGGACAGGTCTTCAAGAGCGTAGTACCGCGCAGTATCCGCCTCGCCGAAGCGCCATCGTATGGACTTCCCATTTCGGCATACGCGCCGTCATCCGTTGGCGCGGGGGCGTATGAGTCATTGGCGAAAGAATTGTTGAAAGGCGACGGAATAAAGGCAAATTAA